From a region of the Hymenobacter jejuensis genome:
- the amaB gene encoding L-piperidine-6-carboxylate dehydrogenase: MKQALEEATATGDAPAHADPHGIQTILRELGIRAENPAYSTGLNWGGEHDRQQRTITSPADGKRIATINLATTEDYDQVVQTAQEAFKTWRLVPAPKRGEIVRQIGNKLREFKEPLGKLVSYEMGKILQEGLGEVQEMIDICDFAVGLSRQLHGFTMHSERPAHRMYEQYHPLGVVGIISAFNFPVAVWSWNAMLAAVCGDVSIWKPSEKTPLAAVAVQSIIRNVLQENEIPEGVFSLVLGDATVGAAMAADVRVPLVSATGSTRMGKKVGEVVGGRLGRALLELGGNNAIILTEHADLEIAIRAVVFGAVGTAGQRCTTTRRLIIHDSIYEEVKQRLLAIYPKLPIGNPLQEGTLVGPLIDQEAVAGFTKALEAVQQEGGKVLIGGEVLAGDAYPSPTYVRPALVEAENHYHTVQEETFAPILYLIKYQGDVEAAIALQNGVRQGLSSAIFSLNMRETETYLSHVGSDCGIANVNIGTSGAEIGGAFGGEKETGGGRESGSDAWRIYMRRQTNTINYSTQLPLAQGIKFDV; encoded by the coding sequence ATGAAACAAGCACTCGAAGAAGCTACCGCTACCGGCGACGCGCCTGCGCACGCCGACCCGCACGGCATCCAAACCATTCTGCGCGAACTCGGCATTCGGGCGGAAAATCCTGCTTACAGCACCGGCCTGAACTGGGGCGGCGAGCACGACCGGCAGCAACGCACCATCACGTCGCCAGCCGATGGCAAGCGCATCGCCACCATCAACCTGGCCACCACCGAAGATTACGACCAAGTGGTGCAGACGGCGCAGGAAGCTTTCAAAACGTGGCGCTTGGTGCCCGCCCCGAAGCGCGGCGAAATTGTACGCCAAATCGGCAACAAGCTGCGCGAATTTAAGGAGCCGCTGGGCAAGCTGGTGAGCTACGAAATGGGCAAAATCCTGCAGGAAGGCCTAGGCGAAGTGCAGGAAATGATCGACATCTGCGACTTCGCCGTGGGGCTTTCGCGGCAGCTGCACGGCTTCACGATGCACTCCGAGCGCCCCGCGCACCGCATGTATGAGCAGTACCATCCGCTGGGCGTGGTCGGCATTATTTCGGCTTTCAACTTCCCGGTGGCTGTGTGGAGCTGGAACGCCATGCTGGCCGCTGTATGCGGCGATGTCAGCATTTGGAAGCCTTCGGAAAAAACGCCGCTGGCCGCAGTAGCAGTGCAGAGCATTATTCGTAATGTGTTGCAGGAGAATGAGATACCTGAAGGTGTATTCAGCCTTGTGCTGGGCGATGCTACCGTAGGCGCGGCCATGGCCGCCGACGTACGGGTGCCGCTGGTATCGGCAACGGGCTCTACGCGCATGGGCAAAAAAGTAGGCGAAGTGGTCGGGGGCCGGTTGGGCCGGGCGCTGCTGGAGTTGGGCGGCAACAATGCCATCATTCTCACCGAGCACGCCGACCTGGAAATTGCGATTCGGGCCGTAGTATTTGGTGCGGTGGGCACGGCCGGCCAGCGTTGCACTACTACGCGCCGCCTCATCATCCACGACTCGATTTATGAGGAGGTAAAGCAACGTTTGTTGGCCATTTACCCGAAACTGCCCATTGGCAATCCGTTGCAGGAAGGCACGTTGGTCGGCCCGCTGATTGATCAGGAGGCGGTAGCCGGCTTCACCAAGGCGCTGGAAGCCGTGCAGCAAGAAGGTGGCAAGGTGTTGATCGGCGGCGAAGTACTCGCTGGCGATGCTTATCCTAGCCCCACATACGTGCGGCCCGCGCTGGTAGAGGCCGAAAATCACTACCACACAGTGCAGGAGGAAACGTTTGCCCCAATTCTGTATCTCATTAAATATCAAGGAGATGTAGAAGCCGCCATTGCGCTGCAAAACGGTGTGCGCCAGGGTCTTTCGTCGGCTATTTTTTCACTGAACATGCGCGAAACCGAGACTTACCTCAGCCATGTCGGCTCCGACTGCGGCATTGCCAACGTAAACATCGGGACCTCCGGGGCTGAAATCGGCGGGGCATTTGGTGGTGAGAAGGAAACCGGCGGCGGCCGCGAGTCGGGCTCCGATGCTTGGCGCATCTACATGCGCCGCCAGACAAACACTATCAATTACTCTACGCAATTGCCTCTTGCACAGGGAATTAAATTTGACGTATAA
- the deoC gene encoding deoxyribose-phosphate aldolase, with amino-acid sequence MIPSFTDLASRIDHTLLRPDATRSQIVQLCAEAASAQFATVCVPPCYVRFAADELRETSVLVCTVVGFPLGYQITKVKFFEAHQALTDGAKELDMVMNIAAFKSGRLEEVEEEIGQLAELCHFKNALLKVIIETALLNEEEIVTACKLCASAGADFVKTSTGFASRGASLADIELMRRSLPSNIRIKAAGGIRTRVAALALLAAGADRLGSSNSLALLEENETPAL; translated from the coding sequence ATGATTCCATCGTTTACGGACCTCGCCTCGCGCATCGACCACACGCTACTACGACCTGATGCCACCCGCTCACAGATCGTGCAGTTGTGCGCCGAAGCCGCTTCCGCCCAGTTTGCTACGGTATGCGTGCCGCCTTGCTACGTACGCTTCGCCGCCGACGAACTCCGCGAAACGAGCGTGCTGGTGTGTACGGTAGTTGGGTTTCCGCTGGGGTATCAGATCACGAAAGTGAAGTTCTTCGAGGCTCACCAAGCGCTGACGGACGGAGCCAAAGAGCTGGACATGGTTATGAACATTGCCGCGTTCAAATCGGGACGGCTGGAGGAAGTAGAGGAGGAGATCGGGCAGTTGGCGGAGCTTTGTCATTTCAAGAATGCCCTTCTCAAGGTCATCATTGAAACGGCTCTGCTGAATGAAGAAGAAATTGTAACGGCCTGTAAACTATGCGCTTCGGCCGGTGCCGATTTCGTGAAGACGTCCACGGGATTTGCTAGTCGGGGTGCGTCGCTGGCCGACATCGAGCTGATGCGCCGCAGCTTGCCCTCCAACATTCGTATCAAAGCGGCCGGGGGCATCCGTACCCGCGTGGCCGCGCTGGCCTTGCTGGCGGCCGGTGCCGACCGTCTGGGTTCGTCCAATAGCCTAGCTTTGCTGGAAGAAAATGAAACACCTGCTTTGTAA
- a CDS encoding M20 metallopeptidase family protein — protein MEHLIPRIHQLATQVAADVVALRHHLHAHPELSFQEFQTAAFVTEQLQNLGLKPQAMATTGVVALIEGRNPESRVVALRADMDALPIQEQNEVPYRSQNAGVMHACGHDVHTSSLLGTARILSQLRDEFEGTVKLIFQPGEEIVPGGASIMIEEGVLENPVPDSVFGQHVFPMLPAGKIGLRSGRYMASADELYLTVRGKGGHGAMPDINIDPVLVTAHLIVAMQQIVSRRANPKIASVLSFGKVIANGATNVIPNEVYVEGTFRTLDEKWREEAHVHLRKLAEGLAESMGATCELEIRRGYPCLDNEPELTARVKAAAEEYLGAENVIEIDQWMAAEDFAYYSQSANSCFYRLGTRADDGRFASSVHTPTFDVDSKALEIGPGLMAWLAVRELTAPSSTEKASL, from the coding sequence GTGGAGCACCTCATTCCTCGCATTCACCAATTGGCTACCCAGGTGGCGGCCGATGTTGTGGCGTTGCGCCACCACCTGCACGCGCACCCTGAGCTTTCGTTTCAGGAATTTCAAACGGCTGCTTTCGTAACCGAACAGCTTCAGAATCTTGGGCTTAAGCCGCAAGCTATGGCCACAACCGGCGTGGTGGCCCTGATTGAGGGGCGCAACCCCGAAAGCCGCGTGGTGGCCTTGCGTGCCGACATGGACGCGCTGCCCATTCAGGAGCAAAATGAAGTACCGTACCGGTCGCAAAACGCCGGGGTGATGCACGCCTGCGGCCACGACGTACACACGTCGTCGTTGCTGGGCACGGCGCGCATCCTGTCGCAGCTACGCGACGAATTTGAAGGCACGGTGAAGCTTATTTTTCAGCCCGGCGAAGAAATCGTGCCTGGTGGCGCTTCCATTATGATTGAGGAGGGCGTGCTGGAAAATCCGGTGCCGGACAGCGTGTTTGGTCAACACGTATTCCCGATGCTGCCTGCTGGCAAAATCGGCTTGCGCAGTGGCCGCTACATGGCCAGCGCCGACGAGTTGTACCTGACCGTTCGCGGCAAAGGTGGCCACGGCGCCATGCCCGACATCAACATCGATCCGGTATTGGTCACGGCCCACCTGATTGTGGCCATGCAGCAGATTGTCAGCCGGCGCGCCAATCCCAAAATTGCGTCGGTGCTGTCGTTTGGAAAAGTGATTGCCAACGGCGCTACCAACGTGATTCCCAACGAGGTATACGTAGAAGGTACCTTCCGCACGCTCGATGAGAAATGGCGTGAAGAAGCCCATGTGCACCTGCGTAAGCTGGCCGAAGGCTTGGCTGAATCGATGGGCGCTACTTGCGAGCTCGAAATCCGGCGCGGTTACCCGTGCCTCGACAACGAGCCCGAGCTGACGGCCCGCGTAAAAGCCGCTGCCGAGGAATATTTAGGTGCCGAAAACGTCATTGAAATTGACCAGTGGATGGCAGCCGAAGACTTTGCGTATTATTCGCAAAGCGCCAATTCGTGCTTTTATCGCCTCGGCACTCGCGCCGACGACGGTCGCTTTGCCTCATCGGTGCATACACCCACCTTCGACGTCGACAGCAAGGCTTTGGAAATTGGGCCGGGCCTGATGGCGTGGCTGGCTGTGCGCGAACTGACGGCTCCAAGTAGCACCGAAAAGGCTTCTTTATAA
- the secA gene encoding preprotein translocase subunit SecA: MFDFLGKTVAKIFGSKSERDLKEIIPYVALINAEYAKLAQLSDDELRQRTEEVRGRIDAHLKGIDDQIASLHQQITDQPNLDVTQKEKIFDQIDELEKQRNKDLEVVLLEVLPVSFAIVKETARRYKENGQLVVTATDYDRAYAATKPNVRIEGDKAIWANKWIAGGAEITWDMVHYDVQLIGGVVLHQGKIAEMATGEGKTLVSTLPAFLNALSRRGVHVVTVNDYLAKRDSEWNAPLFEFHGISVDCIDKHQPNTDARRKAYLADITYGTNNEFGFDYLRDNMARDPEELVQRKHHYAMVDEVDSVLIDDARTPLIISGPVPRGDIHEFYQLKPRIQMLVDAQKKLVQDYLVQARKLIKEGKDGPKEGEGGLMLFRAYRGLPKSKPLIKFLSETGMRAILQKTENYYLQDNSRQMPEADMPLYFTIDEKNNQIELTEKGIDLITAQGEDPHLFIMPDIGAEIANIENSKTLGNEDKLHQKEHLMQEYQEKSERVHTVNQLLKAYTLFERDDQYILTDDGKVKIVDEQTGRVMEGRRYSDGLHQAIEAKENVRVEDATQTYATVTLQNYFRMYHKLSGMTGTAETEAGEFWEIYKLDVVVIPTNRSISRKDEHDKVYKTVREKYNAVAEEIQTLVQAGRPVLVGTTSVEISELVSRMLKLRGIQHQVLNAKQNQREAEIVANAGYPGTVTIATNMAGRGTDIKLKETSRESGGLAIIGTERHESRRVDRQLRGRAGRQGDPGSSQFFVSLEDNLMRLFGSDRIAKLMDRMGLEEGEVIQHSMITSSIERAQKKVEENNFGTRKRLLEYDDVMNAQREVVYKRRRNALFGERLELDIWNMIYDVCEDIATGHKLTNDFEDFKLAVIRVFGYDTHLTAQDLSNLQAPALTQKLYDEALGYYESKNDHIAGNTLPLVNDLLSQNAPYENIAIPFTDGRKQVTAVANLRKAQANGGHEALRAMEKVVVLSVIDQAWTQHLRSMDDLKQVVQNAVYEQKDPLLVYKFESFELFKNMIGKVNEETVSFLFHADIPVQQSQDGYAEPEYFMEDEMPKPAPAPKLKAQKEVSSVSLGAGPEDIAPEAPVLEKQVPIRAHKIANRNEKVSVQYMDGRIVRDVKYKTVEDDVLNNRCVLVD, encoded by the coding sequence ATGTTTGATTTTCTAGGGAAGACCGTCGCCAAGATCTTCGGCTCCAAATCGGAGCGGGACTTGAAGGAGATTATCCCGTACGTGGCGCTCATAAACGCCGAATATGCCAAACTGGCACAACTCTCCGATGATGAGTTGCGCCAGCGCACAGAGGAAGTACGTGGCCGGATTGATGCCCATTTGAAAGGCATCGACGACCAGATTGCGAGCCTGCACCAGCAGATCACCGATCAGCCGAATCTGGATGTAACGCAGAAAGAGAAGATTTTCGATCAGATCGACGAGCTTGAAAAGCAGCGCAACAAAGATCTCGAAGTTGTGCTGCTGGAAGTGCTGCCGGTGTCTTTTGCAATCGTGAAAGAAACGGCTCGTCGCTACAAAGAGAACGGCCAGTTGGTCGTGACGGCTACGGACTACGACCGTGCGTATGCTGCCACCAAGCCCAACGTTCGCATCGAAGGCGACAAAGCTATTTGGGCCAACAAGTGGATCGCCGGCGGTGCCGAAATCACTTGGGACATGGTGCATTACGACGTGCAGCTAATTGGCGGCGTTGTGCTCCACCAAGGCAAAATTGCGGAGATGGCCACGGGTGAGGGCAAAACGTTGGTATCGACGTTGCCTGCCTTCCTCAACGCTTTATCGCGGCGCGGTGTACACGTAGTAACCGTCAACGATTACTTGGCCAAGCGTGACTCGGAGTGGAATGCTCCGTTGTTCGAGTTTCACGGCATCAGCGTCGATTGCATCGACAAGCACCAGCCCAACACGGATGCTCGGCGCAAGGCCTACTTGGCCGATATCACCTACGGCACCAACAACGAGTTCGGCTTCGACTACCTGCGCGACAACATGGCGCGCGACCCCGAAGAGTTGGTGCAGCGCAAGCACCACTACGCCATGGTCGACGAAGTGGACTCCGTGCTCATCGACGATGCCCGGACGCCGTTGATCATTTCCGGCCCGGTACCGCGCGGCGACATCCACGAGTTTTATCAGCTGAAGCCCCGCATCCAGATGCTGGTCGATGCCCAGAAAAAGCTGGTGCAGGACTACTTGGTGCAAGCGCGTAAGCTCATCAAAGAGGGCAAAGATGGTCCGAAAGAAGGCGAAGGCGGCTTGATGCTGTTCCGTGCTTATCGGGGTTTGCCCAAGAGCAAGCCACTGATCAAATTCCTGTCGGAAACAGGGATGCGTGCCATTCTGCAGAAGACGGAGAACTATTATTTGCAGGATAACTCGCGGCAGATGCCCGAAGCCGATATGCCGTTGTACTTCACCATCGACGAGAAGAACAACCAAATCGAGCTTACCGAAAAAGGCATTGACCTGATCACGGCGCAGGGCGAAGATCCGCACCTGTTCATCATGCCCGATATTGGCGCTGAAATCGCTAACATCGAAAATAGCAAGACGTTAGGTAACGAAGATAAGCTGCATCAGAAAGAACATCTGATGCAGGAATACCAGGAAAAGTCGGAGCGGGTGCACACCGTAAACCAACTCCTGAAAGCGTATACGCTGTTTGAACGCGACGACCAATACATCCTGACCGACGACGGCAAGGTGAAGATCGTGGACGAGCAAACGGGCCGTGTAATGGAAGGCCGGCGGTATTCCGACGGTTTGCACCAAGCCATCGAAGCCAAGGAAAACGTGCGCGTCGAAGACGCCACGCAAACCTACGCTACCGTAACGCTGCAAAACTACTTCCGCATGTACCACAAGCTGTCCGGCATGACCGGTACGGCCGAAACCGAGGCGGGCGAGTTCTGGGAAATCTACAAGCTGGACGTGGTGGTAATTCCCACAAACAGAAGCATTTCCCGCAAAGACGAGCACGATAAGGTATACAAGACGGTGCGTGAGAAATACAACGCCGTTGCCGAAGAAATCCAGACGCTGGTGCAAGCCGGTCGGCCAGTACTCGTCGGTACGACGTCGGTAGAAATCTCCGAGCTGGTGAGCCGCATGCTGAAGCTGCGCGGCATCCAACACCAAGTCCTGAACGCCAAGCAAAACCAGCGTGAAGCCGAAATCGTGGCCAACGCCGGCTACCCCGGCACCGTAACCATTGCTACCAACATGGCTGGTCGGGGTACTGACATCAAGCTGAAGGAAACTTCGCGCGAGTCGGGTGGTCTGGCCATCATTGGTACCGAGCGCCACGAATCTCGCCGCGTCGACCGCCAGTTGCGTGGTCGTGCCGGTCGCCAAGGCGACCCAGGTTCTTCCCAGTTCTTTGTGTCGCTGGAAGACAACCTGATGCGTTTGTTCGGCTCTGATCGCATCGCCAAGCTCATGGACCGCATGGGTCTGGAAGAAGGCGAAGTGATTCAGCACTCCATGATTACTTCGTCCATCGAGCGGGCGCAGAAGAAAGTGGAAGAGAACAACTTCGGCACCCGGAAGCGTCTGCTGGAGTACGATGACGTGATGAACGCCCAGCGCGAAGTAGTGTACAAGCGCCGCCGCAATGCCCTGTTTGGCGAGCGTCTGGAGCTGGACATCTGGAACATGATCTATGACGTGTGCGAAGACATCGCAACGGGTCATAAGCTCACCAACGACTTCGAGGACTTCAAGCTGGCCGTGATTCGTGTGTTCGGCTACGATACGCACCTCACGGCGCAGGACCTCAGCAACTTGCAAGCGCCTGCGCTCACGCAAAAGCTTTATGATGAGGCACTTGGCTATTACGAAAGCAAAAATGACCACATCGCTGGCAACACGCTGCCGCTCGTCAACGATTTGCTCTCGCAGAATGCCCCATACGAGAACATCGCCATTCCTTTCACAGATGGTCGCAAGCAGGTAACGGCCGTAGCCAATTTGCGCAAAGCGCAGGCCAACGGTGGTCACGAGGCGCTGCGGGCGATGGAAAAGGTTGTGGTTCTGTCGGTTATCGATCAGGCCTGGACGCAGCACCTGCGCTCCATGGACGACCTGAAGCAAGTGGTACAGAATGCCGTGTACGAGCAGAAAGACCCGCTTTTGGTGTACAAGTTCGAGTCGTTTGAGCTGTTCAAAAACATGATTGGCAAGGTGAACGAGGAAACGGTTTCGTTCCTGTTTCACGCCGATATTCCGGTGCAGCAAAGCCAAGACGGCTACGCTGAGCCCGAATACTTCATGGAAGATGAAATGCCCAAGCCTGCGCCGGCTCCCAAGCTGAAAGCGCAGAAGGAAGTATCTTCGGTATCACTTGGGGCGGGCCCTGAAGACATAGCGCCGGAAGCGCCGGTGCTGGAAAAGCAAGTGCCCATCCGAGCTCATAAAATTGCCAACCGCAATGAAAAAGTAAGCGTGCAGTACATGGACGGCCGTATCGTGCGCGATGTGAAGTACAAAACCGTGGAAGACGACGTGCTTAACAACCGTTGCGTGCTGGTAGACTAG
- a CDS encoding sporulation protein → MKHLLCKLLTICILYSLSACAASAPSASSRSTASGDTTKSRPAQQAAPAEDLSRYRPVFTQPKTTVAASAAAKPLVVPTNHVNAQIEQRLRDQAYTNQNVKYAQGFRILAYVGLERDQAMATRRAIISRYPEETDYMTFKQPVFRLWIGDYLTRLEAEQAMVRIRPFAPKAELQPAQVVLNKTTF, encoded by the coding sequence ATGAAACACCTGCTTTGTAAATTGCTGACTATCTGCATATTGTATTCTTTGTCGGCCTGCGCGGCATCCGCTCCGAGTGCTTCTTCGCGTAGCACTGCATCCGGCGATACCACCAAAAGCCGCCCGGCCCAGCAAGCGGCACCCGCGGAGGATCTGAGTCGTTACCGGCCTGTGTTTACGCAGCCGAAAACTACGGTTGCGGCGAGCGCCGCTGCCAAACCATTGGTGGTGCCCACCAACCACGTAAACGCCCAGATTGAGCAGCGTCTGCGCGACCAGGCCTACACCAACCAAAACGTGAAGTATGCCCAGGGATTTCGTATTCTGGCGTATGTGGGGCTGGAGCGCGATCAGGCTATGGCGACGCGCCGGGCCATCATTAGTCGGTACCCGGAAGAGACCGATTACATGACTTTTAAGCAACCCGTGTTTCGCCTGTGGATTGGCGATTATCTAACCCGCCTCGAAGCCGAGCAAGCCATGGTGCGCATCCGGCCGTTTGCACCCAAAGCTGAGCTGCAACCAGCGCAGGTAGTATTAAACAAAACGACGTTCTAG
- a CDS encoding Hsp20/alpha crystallin family protein yields MATLLYNNRPALRPSRAFNSVLNELLRDTLPAVNEPGKSFVPQADVLESAQGFELQLAVPGVAKEDVKIDFQEGRLVISGERKAPAADENAPKFRRVETAYGTFTRSFRLPETVDVSAINAELTDGILRVSLPFDTNKVTKHHIEVR; encoded by the coding sequence ATGGCAACTCTTCTGTATAACAACCGTCCTGCTCTTCGCCCTTCGCGCGCTTTCAATTCTGTGCTAAACGAGCTACTCCGCGACACCTTACCAGCCGTCAACGAACCCGGCAAAAGCTTTGTGCCACAAGCCGACGTGCTCGAATCGGCTCAAGGTTTTGAACTGCAATTAGCTGTGCCCGGCGTAGCTAAAGAAGACGTTAAAATCGACTTTCAGGAAGGCCGCCTCGTAATCAGCGGCGAGCGCAAGGCGCCTGCAGCCGATGAAAATGCTCCCAAATTCCGCCGCGTAGAAACGGCCTACGGCACCTTCACACGCTCTTTCCGCCTGCCCGAAACGGTGGACGTATCGGCCATCAACGCCGAACTCACCGACGGCATCCTGCGTGTGAGCTTGCCCTTCGATACCAACAAGGTAACAAAGCACCACATTGAAGTGCGCTAA
- a CDS encoding Do family serine endopeptidase yields MQAKQMMLGLLGSAILGGGVAVGGYKLLEPERINAPQVIAADPNVRYTSELRSSNYVVPEGLNFTAAAASVTPAVVHVMTEYAPKMGDNSTARMDPFLRQFFGDDIEQYHGRSQGAQMGSGSGVIIAANGYIVTNNHVIDKADKIEVVLDDKRKFKAELVGTDPNTDLALLKVQADNLPFVRYGNSDDVKVGQWVLAVGNPFNLNSTVTAGIISAKGRNINILRREDNMGIESFLQTDAVVNPGNSGGALVNLNGDLIGINSAIASQTGVFEGYSFAVPSSIVSKVVDDLLKYKVVQRALLGVNIREVDATLASEKKLKNLNGVYVVGLGKNSAAADAGLQEGDIITEINGVKVNTASQLQEQVARFRPGDKIKVAFLRDEKARTVSATLRNATGTTEVVREEVAKAIKYEGATLAPVSRQEMNKLGLEGGAKISGVKDSNFRETGIDEGFIITRIDKNKVTKPQDVQRYLEAAKDNQGALVEGIYPDGRKAYYPIGQSE; encoded by the coding sequence ATGCAAGCAAAACAAATGATGCTCGGCCTGCTCGGTTCCGCTATACTGGGCGGCGGTGTGGCCGTAGGTGGGTACAAGCTGCTGGAACCCGAGCGCATCAACGCGCCACAGGTGATAGCTGCTGACCCCAACGTTCGGTATACCAGCGAGTTGCGCAGTAGCAACTACGTGGTGCCCGAAGGCCTGAACTTTACGGCGGCGGCAGCCTCCGTGACGCCGGCCGTAGTGCACGTGATGACGGAGTATGCGCCCAAGATGGGTGACAACAGCACTGCCCGCATGGACCCCTTCCTGCGGCAGTTCTTTGGCGACGACATTGAGCAATACCACGGCCGTTCGCAAGGCGCGCAGATGGGCTCCGGCTCGGGCGTTATCATTGCCGCCAACGGCTATATCGTTACTAACAACCACGTTATCGACAAAGCCGACAAAATTGAGGTGGTGCTCGACGACAAGCGCAAGTTCAAAGCCGAACTGGTCGGTACGGACCCCAACACCGATTTGGCGCTGCTGAAAGTGCAGGCCGACAACCTCCCTTTCGTGCGTTACGGCAACTCCGACGACGTGAAAGTAGGGCAGTGGGTACTGGCCGTCGGCAACCCTTTCAATCTGAACTCTACCGTAACCGCAGGTATTATTTCGGCTAAAGGCCGGAATATCAACATCTTGCGTCGTGAAGATAACATGGGCATCGAGTCGTTCTTGCAGACCGATGCTGTCGTGAACCCTGGCAACTCAGGCGGGGCGCTCGTCAACCTCAACGGCGATCTGATCGGCATCAACTCGGCCATCGCTTCCCAAACCGGCGTGTTTGAAGGCTACTCGTTTGCCGTGCCGTCTTCAATCGTGAGCAAGGTGGTCGACGACCTCCTGAAATACAAGGTGGTACAGCGGGCGTTGCTCGGCGTAAACATCCGCGAAGTTGATGCTACGCTGGCTTCGGAGAAGAAGCTGAAAAACCTCAACGGCGTGTACGTGGTAGGCCTGGGCAAAAACAGCGCGGCTGCCGACGCTGGCTTGCAGGAAGGCGACATCATTACCGAAATCAACGGCGTGAAAGTAAACACGGCCTCGCAATTGCAAGAGCAAGTGGCCCGCTTCCGTCCCGGCGATAAGATCAAAGTAGCGTTCCTGCGCGACGAGAAAGCCCGCACCGTAAGTGCAACCCTGCGTAATGCCACCGGCACAACCGAAGTCGTGCGCGAGGAAGTTGCCAAGGCCATCAAGTACGAAGGCGCGACGCTGGCCCCAGTTAGCCGTCAGGAAATGAACAAGTTGGGTTTGGAAGGCGGCGCTAAAATCAGCGGCGTGAAAGACAGCAACTTCCGCGAAACCGGCATCGACGAAGGCTTTATCATCACCCGCATCGATAAGAACAAGGTGACTAAGCCTCAGGATGTGCAGCGCTACCTCGAAGCCGCCAAGGACAACCAAGGCGCCTTGGTAGAAGGCATTTACCCCGACGGCCGGAAAGCCTATTACCCAATTGGGCAATCTGAGTAA